The Tissierellales bacterium genome contains the following window.
GAACGATAAGAAAAGTGAAGCTTTAGAGTCTAAAGAGGAAAAACTTACAATACAGATCAAAAAAGCTGAACAAAAGAATATAGAAATTGAAGCTGTGCTAGAAAAGCACGTGACAGAACTTGAAAGATTATCAGGATTGTCTTCAGAAGAGGCTAGAACTCTTTTGCTTAGCAATGTGAAGAAAGAAGTAGCTCACGATACAGCAATTATGATTCGTGAAATGGAAAGTAAAGCGAAGTACGAAGCTGACAAGAAAGCTAGAGATATCGTTGCATTAGCGATTCAAAAATGTGCAGCAGAATATGTTGCTGAATCAACAGTTTCAGTTGTTGCACTTCCAAATGATGAAATGAAAGGTAGAATCATCGGACGTGAAGGTAGAAATATTAGAACGTTAGAAACTCTTACAGGAGTTGATTTGATTATAGATGATACACCAGAAGCGGTAATATTGTCTGCATTTGATCCAATTAGAAGAGAGGTAGCTCGTATAGCTCTTGAAAAATTGATTTCAGATGGAAGAATTCATCCAGCTAGAATCGAAGAAATGGTATTAAAAGCAAGGAAAGAAATAGATGATCATATACTTGAAACTGGTCATCAAGCAGCATTTGATTCAAGTGTTCATGGATTGCATCCAGAACTTACTAAATTACTTGGCCGTTTACAATATAGAACAAGTTATGGTCAAAATGTATTGAAACATTCTATAGAAGTATCAATATTAGCATCTATTATGGCAGCAGAAATTGGAGCTGATGTTAAGGTTGCTAAGAGAGCTGGTTTACTACATGATATTGGTAAGTCGGTTGACCACGAAATTGAAGGCCCACATGTTGCTATAGGTGTGGATATTTGCCGTAAATATAAAGAATCTCCAGAGGTTATACATTGTATAGCAGCTCATCATGGAGATGTAGAATTAGAATCAATCGAGGCTGTATTGGTTCAAGCAGCTGATGCGATTTCAGCAGCTCGTCCAGGAGCTCGTAGAGAGACATTAGAGTCTTATATAAAGAGACTAGAAACTCTTGAGAATATTGCAAATTCATTTGAAGGTGTAGATAGTGCGTTTGCTATTCAAGCAGGTAGAGAAGTTAGAATAATGGTTAAATCTGAAGAGGTTACGGATGATGATATTGTATTGATGTCTAGAGATATTGTAAAACGTATTGAAAGCGAACTAGATTATCCAGGTCAAATTAAAGTCAATGTAATTCGTGAAACTAGAGCTATAGAATATGCTAAATAGAAATTAGAGCATTGCCGGTAAAACCGGCAATGCTTTTTAAGTTAAATTTGTTTTACACAATATTAATACTTGTTTTGATATAAAATTTATAAAAAACGCTTGTCTAGAGTGTGAGTTATGTTACAATAAAAGTGTCTTGAATACAAATCACTAAAATATAAGGGAGACGATTTTATGACTTTGGAACTTTCAAAAAAATTATCAACGATATCGCCATCGGTAACATTGGCAATAACAGCAAAAGCGAATGCTATGAAAGCAGAAGGTATAGAAGTGTTTAGTTTTGCAGCTGGAGAACCAGACTTTGATACGCCAAAATTTATTCAAAAAGCGGGTATAGAAGCTATAGAAGCAGGAAGAACTAGATATACACCAGCATCTGGTCTGAAAGACTTAAAGGCTGCGATTTGTTCAAAGCTAAAGCAAGATAATGGTTTGGAGTATGATATAGAGAATATAGTTGTATCAAATGGTGCTAAACATTCGATATTCAATGCTCTTAGTGCTATTCTTAATCCAGGAGATGAAGTTATAGTTCCTAGACCATATTGGGTAAGTTACCCTGAGCTTGTCAAATTAGCGGATGGTGTTCCTAAAATGGTTGATGTTGATGAAGAAAATCACTTTAAATATACGATTGAAAATCTTGATGCGGCTTTGACAAAGAATACAAAAGCAATTTTCATCAATAGTCCTAATAACCCAACTGGAACAGTATATAGTTTGGAAGAGTTAAAAGCTATTGGCGAATGGGCAGTTAAAAATGAAGTATATATATTAAGTGATGAGATTTACGAAAAATTAGTATATGATGGAATGAAACATATAAGTATTGCTTCTCTAGGAGAAGAAATAAAAGCTCAAACAATAGTTATAAATGGAATGAGCAAGGCGTATGCCATGACTGGTTGGAGAATAGGTTATGTAGCTGCACCTGCTAAAATGGCTAAAATGATGAGTAATTTCCAAAGCCACGCAACATCGAACCCATGTTCGATATCTCAGTATGCGAGTATAGTTGCATTGACTACAGAAACTGATGAAATTGAAAAGATGAGATGTGCATTTGAAAAGAGAAGAGATTTAATGGTAGAATTGATTAATGCACTTCCAAATATTTCTTGTAAAAAACCATTAGGGGCATTTTATGTAATGGCCAATATTAGTAATTGGATAGGAAAAGAAATAAATGGTAAGAAAATAGAATCTTCATTAGATTTTGCGAGTGAACTTCTTGAAACAGAAAATGTTGCAGTTATACCAGGAGCTGCTTTTGGCAGTGATGATTATATAAGATTATCATATGCAACGTCTGAAGAAATTATTAAAAATGGAATTAGTAAAATAGAGAATTTCTTAAAGTAAAATAGAAATCCACTAAGTAGACATATAAATATTATGTCTACTTAGTTTAATTTTATGCATCATGAAGTTATTCCGTAATTTCCCAACGATTAAAATAACGATATGGAGGCATATATGAGAAAAGATTATTATGAAAATCCTCTGATAGAGAGGTATACAAGTAAGGAAATGTCTTATGTTTTTTCACCAGATTTTAAATTTACTACGTGGAGAAAATTGTGGATTGCATTAGCTGAGTCTGAGTCAGAATTAGGATTGCCTATTAGTGAAGAGCAGATAGCTGAATTGAAAAACAACATTGAGCCGATTGATTATGA
Protein-coding sequences here:
- the rny gene encoding ribonuclease Y; protein product: MLYEAIAAVIGIAVGIIAGYAVRKKTAESKIQSAEAEAKRIIEEGNKEADSAKKEYLVEAREEIHKMRTDIEQENRERRNELQRLERRLVHKEEMNDKKSEALESKEEKLTIQIKKAEQKNIEIEAVLEKHVTELERLSGLSSEEARTLLLSNVKKEVAHDTAIMIREMESKAKYEADKKARDIVALAIQKCAAEYVAESTVSVVALPNDEMKGRIIGREGRNIRTLETLTGVDLIIDDTPEAVILSAFDPIRREVARIALEKLISDGRIHPARIEEMVLKARKEIDDHILETGHQAAFDSSVHGLHPELTKLLGRLQYRTSYGQNVLKHSIEVSILASIMAAEIGADVKVAKRAGLLHDIGKSVDHEIEGPHVAIGVDICRKYKESPEVIHCIAAHHGDVELESIEAVLVQAADAISAARPGARRETLESYIKRLETLENIANSFEGVDSAFAIQAGREVRIMVKSEEVTDDDIVLMSRDIVKRIESELDYPGQIKVNVIRETRAIEYAK
- a CDS encoding pyridoxal phosphate-dependent aminotransferase, producing MTLELSKKLSTISPSVTLAITAKANAMKAEGIEVFSFAAGEPDFDTPKFIQKAGIEAIEAGRTRYTPASGLKDLKAAICSKLKQDNGLEYDIENIVVSNGAKHSIFNALSAILNPGDEVIVPRPYWVSYPELVKLADGVPKMVDVDEENHFKYTIENLDAALTKNTKAIFINSPNNPTGTVYSLEELKAIGEWAVKNEVYILSDEIYEKLVYDGMKHISIASLGEEIKAQTIVINGMSKAYAMTGWRIGYVAAPAKMAKMMSNFQSHATSNPCSISQYASIVALTTETDEIEKMRCAFEKRRDLMVELINALPNISCKKPLGAFYVMANISNWIGKEINGKKIESSLDFASELLETENVAVIPGAAFGSDDYIRLSYATSEEIIKNGISKIENFLK